The following DNA comes from Plodia interpunctella isolate USDA-ARS_2022_Savannah chromosome 1, ilPloInte3.2, whole genome shotgun sequence.
tatggCATTCAAGATATCTTATTATTGATGTAGAAATCAAAAAAACCTGAAGACAAAGGCAAGAAACGAGTGCGAGATTCGAGTGATGAAGCTGGCTCTGCAAGGAAGGGTCGAGGCACAAGTGTCTCTTCAGTGGAAGAGCCCAAAGAGAAACGAAGCAAGGATGAGAAGACCAAGTCTGGGTTTGACAAGGGGTTGAAAGCCGAAAAGATTATTGGTATAATCTTAgtctattttctaaattatacaaaatcataatatgttacttgacaagtttaaattttctatacaagctttttacttataataatacaacatttttgCAGGTGCCTCAGATGCGACGGGAGACCTCATGTTCCTTATAAAATGGGCAGATTCTGATGAGGCTGAACTGGTTCCAGCTAAAATTGCTAATGTGAAATGCCCACAACAGGCAAGTGTACAAATTTTACTAATCAGTAT
Coding sequences within:
- the LOC128670297 gene encoding chromobox protein homolog 1-like produces the protein MGKKDKKDKGETSDGSSEEEYVVEKVLDKRTVKGKVQYLLKWKGYKEDESTWEPEENLDCEELIRTFEENRKEKEKSKKPEDKGKKRVRDSSDEAGSARKGRGTSVSSVEEPKEKRSKDEKTKSGFDKGLKAEKIIGASDATGDLMFLIKWADSDEAELVPAKIANVKCPQQVIAFYEERLTWHTPAESE